Sequence from the Rhodococcus jostii RHA1 genome:
CGTCACTGGCCACACTCGCAGAAGCGTTCCACACGTCGAGGCGCCAGTTGAGCGAATCGGGGTTTCCGTACGCACTCAGCTGCACCCAGCTGGTGTTCCCCAGCCCGCCCAGCACCGGCCAGCGGTCGACGGGCAGATCCAGCAGTGCGGCAGTCAGCGCGGCGATCAAACCGCCGTGCGCGACCAGGACCACCGGCTTCTCCGCCCAGTCCTCGTGCTTCTCCACGAGTTCGGCGACCACCGGCTTGCTGCGGCGTGCGACGTCGATGCGACTCTCCCCGCCGGGCGGTGCCCACGTCGCGTCGCCGCGCCACGTGGCGCGGGCGCCGGGTGCGCGCGCGTCGACGTCGAGGTGCGTGAGCCCCTGCCAGTCACCGAGATGCGTCTCGCGGAGGCGCTCGTCGATCTGCACCGGCAGACCGGCATTGTCACCGACCTCGACCGCGGTGTCGTAGGCCCGCCGCAGATCGGACGACACGATGGAGATCGGTCTGCGACCGACGAGTGCGCTGGCTGCGGCGCGGGCCTGCGACCGACCCAGCTCCGACAGTTCGGTGTCGAGCTGTCCCTGCATGCGGTTGTCGGCGTTGTACTCGGTCTGCCCGTGGCGGAGCAGGATCAGACGTCGCGGGGCACGGGGGGCATCCGTCACAGCTCGGACTCCTCCGCCTGGGCGGCGGTGCCCGCACCGTTCGCGTCGGCCGGGCCGCGCTGCCCGAGACCCTCGACGGGCACGGTCGGGCAGTCCTTCCACAGCCGGTCGAGTGCGTAGAAGTTGCGCTCCTCGTTGTGCTGGACGTGGATCACGACGTCGACGAAATCGAGCAGTGCCCAACGGCCTTCGCGGGTGCCCTCGCGCCGCACCGGCTTGTGACCTGCGTCACGCAGCCGATCCTCGATGTTCTCGACGATCGCGTTGACCTGTCGCTCGTTGGGGGCGGAGGCGATGACGAAGCAGTCGGTGATGACCAGCTGCTCGGAAACATCGAGCACCACCACATCGGAGGCCAGCTTCTCGTCGGCAGCCACTGCCGCGATGCGTGCCATCTCGATGGCTTCGGTCGTTGCGCTCACGCGATGTTCTCCCAGTTCGGTTCGAAAAGTGCTGACTAACTTCTGGTCTTGTCCGGGGCCGGTTCGGACATCGTCGTCGCGCCGTCGAGACGCTCGGAGTCCGGTGGCCTGTACAGGTTCCGTTTGGAGATGTACTGGACCACACCGTCCGGCACGAGGTACCACACAGGACGGTCTCGACTGGCCCGCCGCCGACATTCCGTCGAGGAGATCGCCAGAGCCGGAATCTCGATCAGCGTGACCGCGTCCTCCGGCAATGCGTCCAGGTGACCGGCCAGATGTTCGGTGTTGAGATCGAATCCCGGGCGCGACACCCCGACGAACTTCGCCAGCGAGAACAGTTCCTCCCAGTCCTGCCAGGACAGGATACTCGCCAGGGCGTCCGCACCGGTAATGAAGTACAGCTCGGCGTCCGGGTGGTAGCTGCGCAGATCACGCAGAGTGTCGACGGTGTAGGTGACCTTCTCCCGGTCGACGTCCACCCGGCTGACGGAGAAACGCGGGTTCGACGCGGTGGCGATGACCGTCATCAGGTACCGGTCCTCGGCGGGGCTGACGCCCTTGCCCTGCTTCTGCCACGGCCGGCCGGTGGGCACGAAGACGACCTCGTCGAGGCTGAATCGATCCGCCACCTCGCTGGCCGCCACGAGGTGACCGTGATGAATGGGGTCGAAGGTGCCGCCCATGACTCCCAGGCGGCGCCGACGCGCGCCCGCTGCTCCCTGTTCCACGAGTGACGAGCTTACGTGTTCACACCGGCAGCAACCCGGCGACCACCGACGCCAGCTGCTGAGCGGATCGGCATTCGTGCATGCTGATGACCTCGTTGTACACCTTCGCCGCCGAGTCGCCCGTTCCCCACTGGCCGCGGGGCTCCGGGTTGAGCCAGTGCGCGTGTTTCGCCACCGACACGAGACGGGCCAGGGCCTCCAGATTCGGATCGCGGTAGTTGTTGCGGCCGTCGCCGAGCACCAGCAGCGATGTCCGCGAGGTGATGCTCTGGGTGAACCGCTCGGCGAACACCCCGAACGCGTTGCCGTAGTCGGAGTGCCCGTCGTAGCCGACCAGGTCGGCTTCCCGGATCATCCGCGACATGGCGCTGCCGAGGTCGGCTCCCGCGTCGAAGAAGCGGGACACCTCGTCGGTGGTGTCGATGAACGCGAACACCCGCACCCGGGAGAACTGTTCGCGCAGCGCGTGGACGAGCAACAGGGTGAAGTGGCTGAAACCGGCGACCGAACCCGAGACGTCGCACATCACGACCAGTTCGGGGCGCGCCCGGCGGGGCTTGCGCTGGACGAGGTCGATGGGCACTCCGCCGGTGGACATCGACTTGCGCAGGGTCCGCCGCAGGTCGATCGAACCGGCGCGGTTGCGGCTGCGCCGCACGGCCAGGCGGCTGGCGAGCAGCCGGGCCAGCGGGGTGACGTTGCGTTTCAGTGCCGTCAGTTCGGCGTCGGACGCGCGGAGGAAGTCGACTTCCTCGGCCAGCCGGGGCACGCCGTACGACGCCACCCGCTCCTTGCCGAGGTTCTCGGCCGACCGTCGCCGCGTCTCCTTCTCGATCATCTTCCGGAAGTCGGCGATCCGCTGGGCGGCGGTGCGCTTGGCCACCTCGGATTCGTAGCTTTCCGTCGCCCGGGCGTCGCCGTCCTGCTGATTGCCCAGGAGTCCGTCGAGGATCTTCTTCAGCAGGGTTTCCGGCGCGACGTCCCGCAGCGCCTGGTACGCGGAGAACGACGGGCCGTTCGCCGACTGGTACTGGCCGAGTTCCTCGACCATCTGCGCGGTCAGGAGCTCGGTGAGCTCGATCGCCTCCGGCGACCCGTCGGTGAGGAGTTCGACGATCAGCTCGCGCAGCGCCTCGTAGTCGATCTCACCCTTCGCGTTCCGCGGCAGACTCGTGTCGATCGCCCCGTCCGCCCGGCTTCCGACCGCCGCCGGGAACCAGAGTTCGAACAACGCGTCGAACGTGGGCCGGTGGGTGGGCCGCCGCAGCAGCGCGCACGCAAGCCCCTCGCGCAGCGATTCGCGGTCGAGCAGATCGAGGACCGACATCACCTGGCCGGCGTCGACCGTCTCGGACGGTCCGACCGTGATGCCGCGCCGCCGCAACGCCTCGACGAAGTCGACGAGATGCCCCGGCAGCCCGTGCGGCGCCGCGGGACCGCCCGGCTTCGACCGGGACGCGAGTGGACCACCAGCAGCCATGGGGAGTCCTTCAGTTCAGTCGCAGCTCGGCAGCGGCCCGTAGCTGATCGGATTGGTGTTTGAGGACGACGCCCATCGTGGCGCGCACGGCGTCGTCGTCGAGGGTGTCGAGCCCGAGCGCCAGGAGGGTGCGACCCCAGTCGATGGTCTCGGCGACCGAGGGCAGCTTCTTCAGCTGCATCCCGCGCAGCACACGGATGGTCCTGACCAGCTGCTCGGCCACCGCCTCGGGCAGCTCCGGCACCCGGCTCGCCAGGATCCGCCGCTCGAGCTCGGCGTCGGGGAAGTCGAGATGCAGGAACAGGCAGCGGCGTTTGAGCGCCTCGGACAGTTCACGGGTGGCGTTCGAGGTGAGGACGACGAACGGCTTGCGCGTGGCCGTGATGGTGCCCAGTTCGGGGACGGTGACCGCGAAATCGCTGAGCACCTCGAGCAGGAGACCCTCGATCTCCACGTCGGCCTTGTCGGTCTCGTCGATCAGCAGCACCGTCGGGTCCTCGCGCCGGATCGCGGTCAGCAGCGGCCGCGACAGCAGGAACTCCTCCGAGAAGACGTCCGCCTTGGTGGAGTCCCAGCTGTGGTCGCTGCCCGCCTGAATGCGCAGAATCTGCTTCGCGTGGTTCCACTCGTACAGCGCGCGTGCCTCGTCGACGCCCTCGTAGCACTGCAACCGCACCAGCTCGGCGCCGGTGGTCTCGGCGACGGCGCGGGCGAGTTCGGTCTTGCCGACGCCGGCGGGACCCTCGATGAGCAGGGGTTTTCCGAGCCTGTCGGCGAGGAACACCGCGGTCGCGGTGCCCTTGTCGGACAGGTAACCGGTTTCGGCGAGCCGAGCGATGACGTCGTCGACGCTCGCGAAGAACGGCGTCGTGGTGGGCAGTGCGCGATCCACGCTCGCTCCTTTCAGAAGGGGTGACGGGCAGAGGGGGCTGAGGGAAAGGGGGTGGGCGAAACGTCTAGACGGGGCGGGTGTGCCCGTCACCCCAGACGATCCACTTGGTGGACGTCAGTTCGGGGAGCCCCATCGGGCCGCGCGCGTGCAGCTTCTGCGTGGAGATCCCGATCTCGGCGCCGAATCCGAACTGCTCACCGTCGGTGAAGGCGGTGGACGCGTTGACCATGACGGCGGCCGCGTCGACCCGGGCGGTGAACTCGCGGGCGGCCGCGAGGTCGGAGGTCACGATGGCCTCGGTGTGGCCGGTCCCGTAGCGGTCGATGTGCTCGACCGCGGCGTTCAGATCGTCGACCACCTTGAGCGCCACGTCCAGGGTGAGGTACTCCTCCGACCAGTCCGACTCGGTCGCGGGCACCAGACCCGGCAGATCCCCGTGGACCGTCACGCTGTGCGTCTGCAGGGCCTGCAGCAGCTTCGGCACCGCTGTCTCGGCGATCGCGGCGTCGATCAGCACCGTCTCGGCGGTGTTGCAGACACTCGGTCGCCGCGTCTTGGAGTTGAGCAGGATTCGTTCGGCCATCTCCAGGTCGGCGGCAGAGTGGACGTAGACGTGGCAGTTGCCGACGCCCGTCTCGATGGTCGGGACGGTCGCATCGCGCACCACGGCGCTGATCAGGCCTGCGCCGCCGCGGGGAATGACGACGTCCACCAGTCCGCGGGCCTGGATCAGGTGCGTCACGCTGGAGCGGTCGTCGCTCGGTAGCAACTGCACCGCGTCCTCCGGCAGCTGCTGCGCCGCCAGCGACGTCCGCAACGCCACGACCAGCGCCGCGTTCGACTTCGCCGCGGACGAGGAGCCGCGCAGCAGGGCCGCGTTGCCGGACTTGAGTGCCAGCCCGAACGCGTCGACGGTGACGTTGGGGCGGGCCTCGTACACCATCCCCACGACCCCGAGCGGTACCCGCAGCTGACGGAGTTCGAGACCGTTGGGGAGGGTCGAGCCGCGCACCACTTCACCGACCGGGTCGGGCAGACCGGCCACCTGGCGCAGCCCGGACGCGATCCCCTCGATGCGCTCCGGCGTCAGCCGCAGGCGGTCGAGCAGGGAGTCCTCGGTGCCCGACGCCCTGGCCGTCTCGATGTCGGCCGCGTTGGCGGCGAGGATGTCGGCGGAGGCGGCGAGCACGGCATCGGCTGCCGCATGCAGCGCTGCATCCTTCTGCGCGGTGGTGAGCAGCGCGAGGACCCGCGACGCGGTACGGGCGCGACGGGCCGCTGCGTGGACGGCTTCACGGGTGTCCACCGTGGCACCGGCCGACGAGGTGGAGGTCACTGCAGTCATGAAGACAGCCTATATACCGGGGCGCGGGAATGATTTCATCCCCCGGGCAGGTTGCGACTGGTCGAGACCATCAGAGGCAGGAGTGCTGTAGTGAGCGTGTTGTTCGAACCCATCACCTTCCGCGGAGTCACCGTCCCCAACCGGGTGTGGATGGCGCCGATGTGCCAGTACTCGGCCGACGTGACGGGCCGCGACGTGGGGGTGCCGGGCGACTGGCACCGGACGCACCTCGTGACGCGCGCCATCGGCGGTGCCGGGCTGATCCTCACCGAGGCGACGGCCGTCAGCCCGGAGGGCCGCATCAGCCCCGCCGACCTCGGCATCTGGAACGACACCCAGACCGAGGCCTTCGCGGAGATCAACGCCCAACTCGAGTACTTCGGCGCGGTCCCGGGCATCCAGCTCGGTCACGCCGGGCGCAAGGGCTCCGCGCACGTGCCGTGGCGCGGGGGCGGGAGCCTCGCCGGCGACGATCGGCTGTCCTGGCAGACGGTGGCACCGAGCGCGATCGGTTTCGGCGACCACACCCCGCCGGCCGCGGCGACGACCGACGACATCCGGAAGGTGGTCACCGATTTCGCGGCCGCCGCCGAGCGGGCGTCGCGGGCCGGTTTCAAGGTTGTGGAAATCCATGCGGCACACGGCTATCTGCTGCACCAGTTCCTGTCACCGGTCAGCAATCACCGCACCGACGAGTACGGCGGCAGCTTCACCGGCCGTGTTCGCCTGCTGCTCGAGGTCGTCGAGGCGGTACGCGGGGTGTGGCCGGCCGAGTTGCCCGTCTTCGTCCGGGTCTCGGCCACCGACTGGCTGTCCGAGGAGCCCGGCCTCGACGCGGACAGCTGGACGCCGGATCAGACGGTCTCCCTCGTGCAGGCCCTCGCCGACCTCGGCGTCGACCTGGTCGACGTCTCCAGCGGCGGCGTCGCCTCCGCCCGGATCCCGATCGGGCCCGGCTACCAGGTCCCGTTCGCCCGTCGCATCCAGAACGAGA
This genomic interval carries:
- a CDS encoding glutamate-5-semialdehyde dehydrogenase, which codes for MTAVTSTSSAGATVDTREAVHAAARRARTASRVLALLTTAQKDAALHAAADAVLAASADILAANAADIETARASGTEDSLLDRLRLTPERIEGIASGLRQVAGLPDPVGEVVRGSTLPNGLELRQLRVPLGVVGMVYEARPNVTVDAFGLALKSGNAALLRGSSSAAKSNAALVVALRTSLAAQQLPEDAVQLLPSDDRSSVTHLIQARGLVDVVIPRGGAGLISAVVRDATVPTIETGVGNCHVYVHSAADLEMAERILLNSKTRRPSVCNTAETVLIDAAIAETAVPKLLQALQTHSVTVHGDLPGLVPATESDWSEEYLTLDVALKVVDDLNAAVEHIDRYGTGHTEAIVTSDLAAAREFTARVDAAAVMVNASTAFTDGEQFGFGAEIGISTQKLHARGPMGLPELTSTKWIVWGDGHTRPV
- a CDS encoding NADH:flavin oxidoreductase/NADH oxidase; this translates as MSVLFEPITFRGVTVPNRVWMAPMCQYSADVTGRDVGVPGDWHRTHLVTRAIGGAGLILTEATAVSPEGRISPADLGIWNDTQTEAFAEINAQLEYFGAVPGIQLGHAGRKGSAHVPWRGGGSLAGDDRLSWQTVAPSAIGFGDHTPPAAATTDDIRKVVTDFAAAAERASRAGFKVVEIHAAHGYLLHQFLSPVSNHRTDEYGGSFTGRVRLLLEVVEAVRGVWPAELPVFVRVSATDWLSEEPGLDADSWTPDQTVSLVQALADLGVDLVDVSSGGVASARIPIGPGYQVPFARRIQNETTVPAAAVGLITEPEQAERIVESGEAVAVFLGRELLRDPYWPRKAALALNAQVTPQIPAQYARAY
- the rsfS gene encoding ribosome silencing factor, with protein sequence MSATTEAIEMARIAAVAADEKLASDVVVLDVSEQLVITDCFVIASAPNERQVNAIVENIEDRLRDAGHKPVRREGTREGRWALLDFVDVVIHVQHNEERNFYALDRLWKDCPTVPVEGLGQRGPADANGAGTAAQAEESEL
- a CDS encoding AAA family ATPase, which encodes MDRALPTTTPFFASVDDVIARLAETGYLSDKGTATAVFLADRLGKPLLIEGPAGVGKTELARAVAETTGAELVRLQCYEGVDEARALYEWNHAKQILRIQAGSDHSWDSTKADVFSEEFLLSRPLLTAIRREDPTVLLIDETDKADVEIEGLLLEVLSDFAVTVPELGTITATRKPFVVLTSNATRELSEALKRRCLFLHLDFPDAELERRILASRVPELPEAVAEQLVRTIRVLRGMQLKKLPSVAETIDWGRTLLALGLDTLDDDAVRATMGVVLKHQSDQLRAAAELRLN
- a CDS encoding vWA domain-containing protein — protein: MAAGGPLASRSKPGGPAAPHGLPGHLVDFVEALRRRGITVGPSETVDAGQVMSVLDLLDRESLREGLACALLRRPTHRPTFDALFELWFPAAVGSRADGAIDTSLPRNAKGEIDYEALRELIVELLTDGSPEAIELTELLTAQMVEELGQYQSANGPSFSAYQALRDVAPETLLKKILDGLLGNQQDGDARATESYESEVAKRTAAQRIADFRKMIEKETRRRSAENLGKERVASYGVPRLAEEVDFLRASDAELTALKRNVTPLARLLASRLAVRRSRNRAGSIDLRRTLRKSMSTGGVPIDLVQRKPRRARPELVVMCDVSGSVAGFSHFTLLLVHALREQFSRVRVFAFIDTTDEVSRFFDAGADLGSAMSRMIREADLVGYDGHSDYGNAFGVFAERFTQSITSRTSLLVLGDGRNNYRDPNLEALARLVSVAKHAHWLNPEPRGQWGTGDSAAKVYNEVISMHECRSAQQLASVVAGLLPV
- a CDS encoding histidine phosphatase family protein — translated: MTDAPRAPRRLILLRHGQTEYNADNRMQGQLDTELSELGRSQARAAASALVGRRPISIVSSDLRRAYDTAVEVGDNAGLPVQIDERLRETHLGDWQGLTHLDVDARAPGARATWRGDATWAPPGGESRIDVARRSKPVVAELVEKHEDWAEKPVVLVAHGGLIAALTAALLDLPVDRWPVLGGLGNTSWVQLSAYGNPDSLNWRLDVWNASASVASDVL
- the nadD gene encoding nicotinate-nucleotide adenylyltransferase, which encodes MGGTFDPIHHGHLVAASEVADRFSLDEVVFVPTGRPWQKQGKGVSPAEDRYLMTVIATASNPRFSVSRVDVDREKVTYTVDTLRDLRSYHPDAELYFITGADALASILSWQDWEELFSLAKFVGVSRPGFDLNTEHLAGHLDALPEDAVTLIEIPALAISSTECRRRASRDRPVWYLVPDGVVQYISKRNLYRPPDSERLDGATTMSEPAPDKTRS